One Amorphoplanes digitatis genomic window carries:
- the cobT gene encoding nicotinate-nucleotide--dimethylbenzimidazole phosphoribosyltransferase: protein MTLETTLAAIAPADEQAMSAARELQGRLTKPAGSLGDLEELSVRLAGLAGVCPPPLPEPGAIAVFAGDHGVHAQGVTPWPQEVTAQMVANFVAGGAVINAFARQVGASLMVVDVGVAIPLHGGENLLDANIRRGTRDLSVEPAMTTDEARAAIEVGISVAGALIDGGAKCLLTGDMGIANTTPAAALIAAFTGADPAAVTGRGTGIDDETHARKIAVIAAALERHAPDPAEPLATLAAVGGLEHAALAGFILGAAARRVPVIVDGVIAGSAAVVAAAFAPAAVDAMVAGHRSVEPGATVALAHLGLTPLLDLGLRLGEGTGAALALPVVAGAVRVLHEVATFDSAGVSEK from the coding sequence GTGACCCTGGAGACGACCCTCGCCGCGATCGCGCCCGCCGACGAGCAGGCCATGTCCGCCGCCCGCGAACTACAGGGCCGGCTGACCAAGCCGGCGGGCTCGCTGGGCGACCTCGAGGAGCTGTCCGTCCGCCTGGCCGGGCTCGCCGGCGTCTGCCCGCCGCCGCTGCCGGAGCCGGGCGCGATCGCCGTCTTCGCCGGGGACCACGGCGTGCACGCGCAGGGCGTGACCCCCTGGCCGCAGGAGGTCACCGCGCAGATGGTGGCCAACTTCGTGGCCGGCGGCGCGGTGATCAACGCGTTCGCCCGGCAGGTCGGCGCCTCGCTGATGGTGGTCGACGTCGGCGTCGCGATCCCGCTGCACGGCGGCGAGAACCTGCTCGACGCGAACATCCGGCGCGGCACCCGGGACCTCAGCGTCGAGCCGGCGATGACCACCGACGAGGCCCGCGCGGCGATCGAGGTGGGCATCTCGGTGGCCGGCGCGCTTATCGACGGCGGCGCGAAGTGCCTGCTCACCGGCGACATGGGCATCGCGAACACCACGCCGGCGGCGGCCCTGATCGCCGCGTTCACCGGCGCGGACCCGGCGGCGGTCACCGGCCGCGGCACCGGCATCGACGACGAGACCCACGCCCGCAAGATCGCCGTGATCGCGGCCGCCCTCGAGCGGCACGCGCCCGACCCGGCCGAGCCGCTCGCCACCCTTGCCGCCGTCGGCGGCCTCGAGCACGCGGCGCTCGCCGGCTTCATCCTCGGCGCCGCGGCGCGCCGGGTCCCGGTGATCGTCGACGGCGTGATCGCCGGTTCCGCGGCGGTGGTGGCCGCCGCGTTCGCGCCCGCCGCGGTCGACGCGATGGTCGCCGGGCACCGCTCGGTCGAGCCCGGCGCCACGGTCGCCCTGGCCCACCTCGGCCTCACCCCGCTGCTCGACCTGGGGCTGCGGCTCGGCGAGGGTACCGGCGCGGCGCTGGCCCTGCCGGTCGTCGCCGGCGCGGTCCGGGTGCTGCACGAGGTGGCCACGTTCGACTCGGCGGGAGTCTCGGAGAAGTGA
- the cobC gene encoding Rv2231c family pyridoxal phosphate-dependent protein CobC, with amino-acid sequence MTPSVDLHPHGDEAGGTAVPGSGDASTAGDCDLHHHGDAEVAPGLVDLAVNVRRQPMPPWLAGPIHAALADLAAYPDHSAATAAVAARHGREPGEVLLTAGAAQAFVLIAQALRDARRPVVVHPQFTEPEAALRNAGHAVGRVLLREADGFRLDPALVPPDADLVFVGNPTNPTSVLHPAADVAALARPGRVLVVDEAFADTTFRPGVPGEPESLAGRRDVPGLIVLRSLTKTWGLAGLRIGYALGPAGLLARLAAAQPLWAVSTPALAAAAACAAPAAVAAEREIAAELARERDHLVARLADVPDVTVAGTPASAFVALRVARAAEIRLELRKRGYAVRRGDTFPGLGADWLRIAVRDTATTDAFVATLVDVLKERQ; translated from the coding sequence GTGACCCCTTCCGTGGATCTTCATCCTCATGGTGACGAGGCCGGCGGGACGGCCGTCCCCGGTTCGGGGGACGCCTCCACAGCCGGCGACTGTGATCTGCATCATCACGGTGACGCCGAGGTCGCGCCCGGGCTTGTCGACCTCGCGGTCAACGTGCGCCGCCAGCCGATGCCGCCCTGGCTGGCCGGCCCGATCCACGCGGCGCTGGCCGACCTGGCCGCTTACCCGGATCACTCCGCGGCCACCGCGGCCGTCGCGGCGCGGCACGGCCGCGAGCCGGGCGAGGTCCTGCTCACCGCCGGCGCGGCGCAGGCGTTCGTGCTGATCGCGCAGGCGCTGCGCGACGCGCGGCGTCCGGTCGTGGTGCATCCGCAGTTCACCGAGCCGGAGGCGGCGCTGCGCAACGCCGGGCACGCCGTCGGGCGGGTGCTGCTGCGCGAGGCCGACGGCTTCCGGCTCGACCCGGCCCTGGTGCCGCCGGACGCCGACCTGGTCTTCGTCGGCAACCCCACCAACCCGACGTCGGTGCTGCACCCGGCCGCCGACGTCGCCGCGCTGGCCCGCCCGGGCCGGGTGCTGGTGGTGGACGAGGCGTTCGCCGACACGACGTTCCGGCCGGGTGTGCCGGGCGAACCCGAGTCGCTCGCCGGGCGCCGCGACGTTCCCGGCCTGATCGTGCTGCGCAGCCTCACCAAGACCTGGGGCCTGGCCGGGCTGCGGATCGGCTACGCGCTCGGTCCGGCCGGCCTGCTGGCCCGGCTCGCCGCCGCGCAGCCGCTCTGGGCGGTCTCGACGCCGGCCCTCGCGGCGGCCGCCGCCTGCGCGGCGCCGGCCGCAGTGGCCGCGGAGCGGGAGATCGCCGCGGAGCTCGCCCGGGAACGGGACCATCTGGTCGCCCGCCTCGCCGACGTGCCGGACGTCACTGTCGCGGGCACGCCGGCCAGCGCGTTCGTCGCGCTGCGCGTGGCGCGTGCCGCAGAGATCCGCCTTGAGCTGCGCAAACGCGGGTACGCGGTGAGGCGCGGCGACACGTTCCCGGGGCTGGGCGCCGATTGGCTGCGGATTGCGGTGCGCGACACTGCCACCACAGACGCGTTCGTCGCGACACTGGTTGATGTGCTGAAGGAGCGACAGTGA
- a CDS encoding transglycosylase domain-containing protein: MTKSRLAKAGRIAPLVRAGLIAGVAVAALIFPLVALAGAAAKDGAVALKSMPEELIEVPSAQTTYVYANDGRTLLTTFYEEHRRPVDIAEMSPFITKAIVASEDSRFYEHNGVDAKGVARAFVANQQAGGVSQGASTLTMQYVRMALRDGAKTPMQALKATEQTTARKLREMRLALELEKRISKSEILEKYLNSAYFGHRAYGIFAASEVFFSKKPKDLTLTEAALLAGVVKAPSAYDPATNDQTAATERRDYVIDQMVKIGSITAAQAAAAKKTPIQLKLTTPPNDCVSVPKKHNDWGFFCDYLRNWWMEQPAFGKTARERLENLRRGGYKVVTTIDPKIQKSAIKHVLDKEKKRSVYAHGEVVIEPGTGRIKAMAVNRKYALSQKKNGKHSDRRKRDEAKGNYPNTVNPLLGGGDMAGYQAGSTFKIFTLLAALDAGMPLNTSFNAPKRYVSKYITAPGPATCGVHWCPKNASKSMTGRQTMWSGFGKSVNTYFVQLEEKVGAEKAVQMAERLGLKWRTEIDRTLAGPDHADGWGAFTLGVSDVTPVEMANVFATVAAEGKYCEPLPVRMINTRDGTSLEYRGKKVAGPRCHRALRPEVAQAATDAARCVTGYGAAKGGCGGWETSPMVHAVMNRPVAGKSGTTDSNRSAWFCGFTPQLAAAAFVADPDNPDNTVGTSRGTISKYTVAQTLKDALKGKPKLKFTPPPDEMVHGGW, encoded by the coding sequence GTGACGAAGAGCCGACTCGCCAAAGCTGGACGGATCGCCCCGCTCGTCCGGGCCGGGCTCATCGCGGGGGTCGCGGTCGCCGCCCTGATCTTCCCGCTGGTAGCGCTCGCCGGCGCCGCCGCCAAGGACGGCGCCGTCGCGCTCAAGAGCATGCCGGAGGAGCTCATCGAGGTCCCCTCGGCACAGACCACCTACGTGTACGCCAACGACGGCCGGACCCTGCTGACCACGTTCTACGAGGAGCACCGCCGGCCCGTCGACATCGCGGAGATGTCGCCGTTCATCACCAAGGCGATCGTGGCGTCCGAGGACAGCCGCTTCTACGAGCACAACGGCGTCGACGCCAAGGGCGTCGCCCGGGCCTTCGTCGCGAACCAGCAGGCCGGCGGCGTCTCGCAGGGCGCCTCGACGCTGACCATGCAGTACGTCCGGATGGCGCTGCGCGACGGCGCCAAGACCCCGATGCAGGCGCTCAAGGCCACCGAGCAGACCACCGCGCGCAAGCTGCGGGAGATGCGGCTCGCGCTCGAACTGGAGAAGCGGATCTCCAAGTCCGAGATCCTGGAGAAGTACCTGAACTCGGCGTACTTCGGGCACCGCGCGTACGGGATCTTCGCCGCCTCAGAGGTCTTCTTCTCCAAGAAGCCGAAGGACCTGACCCTGACCGAGGCGGCCCTGCTAGCCGGGGTGGTCAAGGCGCCGTCGGCGTACGACCCGGCGACGAACGACCAGACCGCCGCCACCGAGCGGCGCGACTACGTCATCGACCAGATGGTCAAGATCGGCTCGATCACCGCGGCCCAGGCCGCGGCGGCCAAGAAGACCCCGATCCAGCTGAAGCTGACCACCCCGCCGAACGACTGCGTCTCGGTGCCGAAGAAGCACAACGACTGGGGCTTCTTCTGCGACTACCTGCGCAACTGGTGGATGGAGCAGCCGGCGTTCGGCAAGACGGCCCGGGAGCGCCTGGAGAACCTGCGCCGCGGCGGCTACAAGGTCGTCACCACGATCGACCCGAAGATCCAGAAATCGGCGATCAAGCACGTCCTGGACAAGGAGAAGAAGCGCAGCGTCTACGCGCACGGCGAGGTCGTCATCGAGCCCGGCACCGGCCGGATCAAGGCGATGGCGGTGAACCGCAAGTACGCGCTGAGCCAGAAGAAGAACGGCAAGCACAGCGACCGCCGCAAGCGCGACGAGGCCAAGGGCAACTACCCGAACACGGTCAACCCCCTGCTCGGCGGCGGCGACATGGCCGGCTACCAGGCCGGCTCAACCTTCAAGATCTTCACGCTGCTGGCGGCCCTGGACGCGGGCATGCCGCTGAACACGTCCTTCAACGCCCCGAAGCGCTACGTGTCGAAATACATCACGGCGCCCGGCCCGGCGACCTGCGGGGTGCACTGGTGCCCCAAGAACGCCAGCAAATCGATGACCGGGCGGCAGACCATGTGGAGCGGCTTCGGCAAGTCGGTGAACACGTACTTCGTGCAGCTCGAGGAGAAGGTCGGCGCCGAGAAGGCGGTCCAGATGGCGGAACGGCTCGGCCTGAAGTGGCGCACCGAGATCGACCGGACGCTGGCCGGCCCGGACCACGCCGACGGCTGGGGAGCGTTCACCCTGGGCGTCAGCGACGTGACCCCGGTCGAGATGGCGAACGTCTTCGCGACCGTGGCCGCCGAGGGCAAGTACTGCGAACCGCTGCCCGTCCGCATGATCAATACCCGGGACGGAACCTCGCTGGAGTACCGGGGGAAGAAGGTCGCCGGCCCACGCTGCCATCGGGCGCTGCGCCCCGAGGTGGCGCAGGCCGCCACGGACGCGGCCCGGTGCGTCACGGGCTACGGCGCGGCCAAGGGCGGATGCGGCGGCTGGGAGACGTCGCCCATGGTGCACGCGGTGATGAACCGGCCGGTGGCGGGCAAGAGCGGGACGACGGACAGCAACCGGAGCGCCTGGTTCTGCGGGTTCACGCCGCAGCTGGCGGCAGCGGCCTTCGTGGCGGACCCCGACAACCCGGACAACACGGTGGGTACGAGCCGGGGAACGATCTCCAAGTACACGGTGGCGCAGACGCTGAAGGACGCCCTCAAGGGCAAGCCGAAGCTGAAGTTCACCCCGCCACCGGACGAAATGGTCCACGGCGGCTGGTAG
- a CDS encoding TIGR03086 family metal-binding protein — MADRVPLDFSPPVRQIRALLLGVTDDHLGSPTPCPDWTVGDLLDHLTGLCWAFTQAAQKTDAPGSDSPPPRPSAANLAPHWRSRLPVVLEELAIAWRSPAAWEGTARAGGVTMPAAAMGTVAINELIMHGWDLARATGQEYAADPRILEQLIEFLSQGPREGTPGLFGPVVEVDDEADLLEQTVALAGRNPHWRPISSAH; from the coding sequence GTGGCCGATCGTGTCCCCCTGGATTTCTCCCCACCGGTTCGCCAGATCCGGGCCCTGCTACTTGGCGTCACCGACGACCACCTCGGCTCCCCGACTCCCTGCCCCGACTGGACGGTCGGCGATCTCCTCGATCACCTGACAGGGCTCTGCTGGGCGTTCACGCAGGCCGCGCAGAAGACCGACGCGCCCGGCTCCGACTCCCCGCCGCCCCGGCCGTCGGCCGCCAACCTGGCGCCGCACTGGCGCAGCCGGCTCCCGGTCGTCCTCGAGGAACTGGCGATCGCCTGGCGGTCGCCGGCGGCGTGGGAGGGCACGGCCCGGGCGGGCGGCGTCACCATGCCGGCCGCGGCGATGGGCACGGTCGCGATCAACGAGTTGATCATGCATGGGTGGGACCTGGCCCGGGCCACCGGGCAGGAGTACGCCGCGGATCCGCGGATCCTGGAGCAGTTGATCGAGTTCCTGTCCCAGGGCCCCCGGGAGGGCACGCCCGGCCTGTTCGGCCCGGTCGTGGAGGTAGACGACGAGGCCGACCTCCTGGAGCAGACGGTCGCCCTGGCCGGCCGCAACCCGCACTGGAGGCCGATCTCGTCGGCCCACTGA
- a CDS encoding cobyrinate a,c-diamide synthase, with product MSAHSRVVVSAPSSGHGKTAIAVGLLAACSARGVPAAGFKVGPDHTDAAYLGLAAGRPGRNLDPRLVGAQRIAPLFAHGAAGSQVAVIEGAMGLFDSLTGQPEIDGTAAVAAALRAPVILVVDVAAMGHSLAALVHGFRMFDEMVHLGGVILNRVASPRHEEMLRTALDDIGMPVLGALRRGDLPAVLPARAQGSVPVAHHSVEAVRAVRRLGEAVASALDIDRVLALADAAPPLPGQAWSPIDALADGSGEPPVPPENRPVVALAGGPGAVYTYVEAVELLTAAGADVAIVDPLRDEALPLGTRALMIGAALPEGYAEELSANRRLCAAVSQLAHEGRPIIAEGVGLPWLGRDFDGRPMCGVLDVSAQTAGVTIAGYREATAPATSPLAPAGARITGYKQHRAIVAPRAGQVPAWTWAGGNPEGFVWRQVHASQLGLHWAGAPEIARRVVAAALAPAPGMGPAQPEDDDPGEQTLSLSAITPPQA from the coding sequence ATGTCCGCCCACTCGCGCGTAGTGGTGAGCGCACCCTCGTCGGGACATGGCAAGACCGCTATCGCGGTCGGCCTGCTCGCCGCCTGTAGCGCGCGGGGGGTTCCGGCCGCCGGCTTCAAGGTCGGCCCCGACCACACCGACGCCGCCTATCTGGGCCTGGCCGCGGGCCGCCCGGGTCGCAACCTGGACCCGCGCCTGGTCGGCGCGCAGCGAATCGCTCCGCTCTTCGCGCACGGCGCGGCCGGATCGCAGGTCGCGGTCATCGAGGGCGCGATGGGCCTGTTCGACAGCCTGACCGGACAACCCGAGATCGACGGTACGGCCGCAGTCGCCGCCGCCCTGCGCGCGCCGGTGATCCTGGTTGTCGACGTGGCGGCGATGGGCCACTCCCTGGCGGCGCTGGTGCACGGGTTCCGGATGTTCGACGAGATGGTGCACCTCGGCGGCGTCATCCTGAACCGGGTCGCCTCGCCGCGGCACGAGGAGATGCTCCGGACGGCTCTGGACGACATCGGCATGCCGGTGCTGGGCGCGCTGCGCCGCGGCGACCTGCCCGCCGTGCTGCCGGCCCGCGCGCAGGGCTCGGTGCCGGTCGCGCACCACAGCGTGGAGGCCGTCCGCGCGGTGCGCCGGCTCGGCGAGGCCGTCGCGAGCGCACTCGACATCGACCGCGTCCTCGCGCTTGCCGACGCGGCGCCGCCGCTGCCCGGCCAGGCCTGGTCGCCGATCGACGCGCTGGCCGACGGTTCCGGCGAGCCCCCGGTCCCGCCCGAGAACCGGCCGGTGGTCGCGCTGGCCGGCGGTCCGGGCGCCGTCTACACGTACGTGGAAGCGGTGGAGTTGCTCACCGCCGCGGGCGCGGACGTGGCGATCGTCGACCCGCTGCGCGACGAGGCCCTGCCGCTGGGCACCCGGGCGCTGATGATCGGCGCGGCGCTGCCCGAGGGCTACGCCGAGGAGCTCTCCGCGAACCGCCGCCTGTGCGCGGCGGTGAGCCAGCTGGCCCACGAGGGCCGCCCGATCATCGCGGAGGGCGTCGGCCTGCCATGGCTGGGCCGCGACTTCGACGGCCGCCCGATGTGCGGCGTCCTGGACGTGTCGGCGCAGACCGCGGGGGTGACGATCGCGGGCTACCGCGAGGCGACCGCACCGGCGACCTCCCCGCTCGCCCCGGCCGGAGCGCGCATCACCGGGTACAAGCAGCACCGTGCGATCGTCGCGCCGCGCGCCGGGCAGGTACCGGCGTGGACCTGGGCGGGCGGAAACCCGGAAGGCTTCGTGTGGCGGCAGGTGCATGCCTCGCAGCTCGGGCTGCACTGGGCGGGCGCACCGGAGATCGCGCGCCGGGTGGTCGCGGCCGCGCTGGCGCCCGCCCCGGGCATGGGCCCCGCCCAGCCGGAGGACGACGATCCCGGCGAGCAGACCCTCTCCCTCTCCGCGATCACCCCGCCACAGGCCTGA
- a CDS encoding SURF1 family cytochrome oxidase biogenesis protein: MIVYRFLLTPRWLAGAALTVAASVVMVMLGNWQLHRYQERSAINTRIDAADSIPAVPLASVLARPTAAGTPGAYPGKDAAWTKVTVTGHYDPAHEIQARGRTVDGAVGFEIVTPLVLADGTAVLVDRGWVPSANGDAVSAPVASAPPTGEVTVVGQVHLSESRPSPIEHRDGRIDTRRISVPKLAKELPFPVYGAYVLLSDPAPGFQAIPIDHEDSWQNGGYAVQWWLFAVMALLAFGWQARKEANGDAPKKRVDRVAAADQRLTTVPSTRQPD; the protein is encoded by the coding sequence CTGATCGTGTACCGGTTCCTGCTGACGCCCCGCTGGCTGGCCGGCGCGGCGCTCACCGTGGCCGCGTCGGTGGTCATGGTGATGCTCGGCAACTGGCAGCTGCACCGGTACCAGGAACGCAGCGCGATCAATACCCGCATCGACGCGGCCGACTCCATCCCGGCGGTTCCGCTGGCGTCCGTGCTGGCCCGGCCCACCGCGGCCGGCACGCCGGGCGCATACCCCGGCAAGGACGCGGCCTGGACGAAGGTCACCGTCACCGGGCACTACGACCCGGCGCACGAGATCCAGGCGCGCGGCCGGACGGTCGACGGCGCGGTGGGCTTCGAGATCGTCACGCCGCTTGTGCTGGCGGACGGCACCGCCGTCCTGGTCGACCGGGGCTGGGTCCCGTCCGCGAACGGCGACGCCGTCTCGGCCCCCGTGGCCTCGGCCCCGCCGACGGGCGAGGTCACCGTGGTCGGCCAGGTGCACCTGTCCGAGAGCCGCCCGTCGCCGATCGAGCACCGCGACGGCCGGATCGACACCCGGCGCATCTCGGTGCCCAAGCTGGCGAAGGAACTACCCTTCCCCGTGTACGGGGCGTACGTGCTGCTCAGCGACCCGGCACCAGGCTTCCAGGCCATCCCGATCGACCACGAGGACTCCTGGCAGAACGGCGGGTACGCGGTCCAGTGGTGGCTGTTCGCCGTGATGGCGCTGCTGGCGTTCGGGTGGCAGGCGCGCAAGGAGGCGAACGGCGACGCGCCGAAGAAGCGCGTGGACCGGGTGGCGGCCGCGGACCAGCGGCTCACGACCGTTCCCAGTACGCGACAGCCCGACTAG